The Candidatus Koribacter versatilis Ellin345 genome has a segment encoding these proteins:
- a CDS encoding lysylphosphatidylglycerol synthase transmembrane domain-containing protein, with product MTAASDVELFPDRNTSSTRSRIILVAAIALAALLLYLSLRKLDWREVWRAIAACRLPLLGVTLVISFGAYFLRGLRWRVLLNTQAKLPVLRVFWANTAGYLGNNVLPARAGELIRTAMVSSQSGLSKTFVLTTALAERLMDAIVLIIAGTVVLHVVPNKPDWLDRVSTPLLFVATVAGLALLLMPLFEQTARKLAAKLPFSEKLRQRLAGMIEHIADGVRSFHDPVSFLQFALLTFGIWSLDAYATVILAKAMGLQMSILVALLLIVGLAMGSALPSTPGYIGIYQFVAVTVLTPFHFTREQAIAFILIAQANGLVVTAILGSIGLLQYRRMGKPRLNS from the coding sequence GTGACCGCCGCCTCGGACGTAGAGCTATTCCCCGATCGAAATACTTCTTCCACACGCTCTCGTATCATCCTGGTTGCGGCCATCGCACTGGCGGCACTTCTTCTTTACCTATCGCTGCGAAAGCTGGACTGGCGTGAGGTCTGGCGAGCGATCGCTGCGTGCCGGCTTCCTCTGCTCGGAGTAACGCTCGTCATTTCGTTTGGGGCGTATTTTCTGCGCGGGCTTCGCTGGCGGGTGCTGCTCAATACGCAGGCAAAGCTTCCGGTGCTGCGGGTCTTCTGGGCAAATACTGCCGGCTATCTGGGAAATAACGTGCTCCCAGCGCGCGCCGGAGAACTCATTCGCACCGCGATGGTCAGCTCGCAGTCAGGGCTCAGCAAAACGTTTGTGTTGACCACCGCACTCGCGGAACGGCTGATGGATGCCATTGTGCTCATCATCGCCGGCACGGTGGTCTTGCATGTTGTGCCGAACAAGCCGGACTGGCTCGACCGCGTTTCCACGCCGCTGTTGTTCGTTGCCACTGTGGCGGGCTTGGCGCTGCTGCTGATGCCGCTCTTTGAACAAACCGCCAGGAAATTGGCCGCGAAGCTTCCGTTCTCCGAGAAGCTAAGGCAACGGCTGGCGGGAATGATCGAGCACATCGCTGACGGCGTTCGCTCGTTCCACGACCCAGTGAGCTTTCTTCAATTCGCACTGCTTACATTTGGCATCTGGTCGCTCGATGCCTACGCCACCGTCATTCTCGCCAAAGCGATGGGGCTCCAGATGTCGATCCTGGTCGCGCTTTTGTTGATCGTCGGACTGGCGATGGGGAGCGCGCTTCCCTCCACTCCGGGATATATCGGCATCTACCAATTCGTTGCGGTAACGGTGCTCACGCCGTTTCACTTCACCCGCGAGCAGGCCATCGCATTCATCCTGATCGCGCAGGCGAATGGACTCGTCGTCACGGCCATTCTGGGCAGCATTGGATTGTTGCAGTATCGCCGGATGGGAAAGCCCAGACTAAATAGCTAG
- a CDS encoding glycosyltransferase: protein MKSISVMTPCYNEEGNVQEVYQRVRAAIAGLGPGYIYEHVFIDNASRDNTWAELRKLAAADKNVKIIRNTRNFGHIRSPMHAFHQCSGDCVIGLVADLQDPPEMIPQMVAKWEEGFPVVVCVKTGSDEHGLMYWIRTKYYRLVNRLSGVETYENFTGFGLYDRRVVDAIKSMRDPYPYFRGLVAEIGYPHYSIEFHQPLRRRGITKNNFYSLYDNAMLGITNLSKVPLRLVSFAGFLGALLSVCLGFAYLIYKLVFWKNFSVGIAPLVIGMFFLASIQLVSLGIIGEYIGQIHTQIQDRPFVFEQERVNFEYPPGEPLISALTEIANEERKA from the coding sequence ATGAAATCCATCTCCGTCATGACGCCTTGCTACAACGAAGAAGGCAACGTGCAGGAAGTGTACCAGCGAGTGCGGGCCGCGATTGCGGGCCTCGGGCCGGGATACATTTACGAGCACGTGTTCATTGACAATGCGTCGCGCGACAACACATGGGCGGAGCTTCGCAAACTGGCGGCAGCCGACAAGAACGTCAAAATTATTCGCAATACGAGGAATTTCGGTCACATTCGCTCGCCCATGCACGCATTCCATCAGTGCAGCGGCGATTGCGTGATCGGGCTCGTTGCCGATCTGCAGGACCCGCCGGAGATGATTCCGCAAATGGTGGCCAAGTGGGAGGAGGGCTTCCCCGTCGTTGTGTGCGTGAAAACCGGCAGCGACGAGCACGGCCTCATGTATTGGATCCGGACGAAGTACTATCGGCTCGTGAACCGCCTCTCTGGCGTGGAGACTTACGAGAACTTCACGGGCTTTGGGCTCTACGACCGCAGAGTCGTGGATGCAATTAAGAGTATGCGCGATCCCTATCCGTATTTCCGCGGGCTCGTGGCGGAAATCGGATACCCGCACTACTCGATCGAGTTTCACCAGCCGCTGCGGCGGCGGGGCATCACCAAGAACAACTTCTACAGCCTCTACGACAATGCCATGCTCGGCATCACGAACCTGTCGAAGGTGCCGCTGCGACTGGTGAGTTTTGCAGGCTTCTTAGGGGCGTTGCTTAGCGTGTGCCTTGGCTTTGCATATCTCATCTACAAGCTGGTTTTCTGGAAGAACTTCTCCGTCGGAATTGCGCCGCTGGTGATCGGTATGTTCTTTCTGGCATCAATCCAGCTGGTATCGCTGGGAATCATCGGCGAGTACATTGGGCAAATCCATACCCAGATTCAAGATCGCCCGTTTGTTTTTGAGCAGGAACGCGTGAACTTCGAGTATCCGCCCGGAGAACCGCTCATATCGGCGCTAACGGAGATTGCGAACGAGGAACGGAAGGCGTGA